The following proteins come from a genomic window of Pseudomonas sp. Z8(2022):
- the ilvA gene encoding threonine ammonia-lyase, biosynthetic, producing MLEQYVKKILTSRVYDVAVETPLQPARQLSERLGSQILLKREDLQPVYSFKIRGAYNKLAQLSPEELARGVVTASAGNHAQGLALAAKHLGVKATIVMPRTTPELKVQGVRSRGGKAVLHGDAFPEALAHSLKLVEEKGYTYIHPYDDPLVIAGQGTVAMEVLRQHQGHIDAIFVPVGGGGLIAGIAAYVKYLRPETKVIGVEPDDSNCLQQALAAGERVVLPTVGLFADGVAVAQIGQHTFDICKDHVDEVITVSTDEICAAIKDIYDDTRSITEPAGALAVAGIKKYVERQGAKGEVLVGIDSGANVNFDRLRHVAERAELGEKREAIIAVTIPEQPGSFKAFCEAVGKRQITEFNYRYHSEGEAHIFVGVQTHPENDPRQALVEGLREQGFPVLDLTDNELAKLHIRHMVGGHSAGVGDEMVLRFEFPERPGALFNFLQKLGGRWNISMFHYRNHGAADGRVLAALQVPEGERHLVPAALDAIGYPYWDESDNPAYRLFLG from the coding sequence ATGCTCGAACAGTACGTGAAGAAGATCCTCACCTCGCGCGTCTACGACGTCGCGGTTGAAACTCCGCTGCAACCCGCCCGTCAGCTCAGTGAGCGGCTGGGCAGCCAGATTCTGCTCAAGCGCGAGGATCTGCAGCCGGTGTACTCGTTCAAGATTCGCGGCGCCTACAACAAGCTGGCGCAACTGTCCCCGGAAGAGCTGGCGCGCGGCGTGGTCACCGCCTCGGCCGGCAACCATGCCCAAGGCCTGGCTCTGGCGGCCAAGCATCTGGGGGTGAAGGCGACCATCGTCATGCCGCGCACCACCCCGGAGCTGAAGGTGCAGGGCGTGCGCTCGCGTGGCGGCAAGGCTGTGCTGCACGGCGACGCCTTCCCCGAGGCGCTGGCGCATTCGCTGAAGCTGGTGGAAGAGAAGGGCTACACCTATATCCATCCCTATGACGATCCGCTGGTGATCGCCGGCCAGGGCACCGTGGCCATGGAGGTGCTGCGTCAGCATCAGGGCCATATCGATGCCATCTTCGTGCCGGTCGGTGGCGGCGGCCTGATCGCCGGTATTGCCGCGTACGTGAAGTATCTGCGTCCGGAAACCAAGGTGATCGGCGTCGAGCCGGATGACTCCAATTGCCTGCAGCAGGCGCTGGCCGCCGGCGAGCGTGTGGTGCTGCCGACGGTCGGGCTGTTCGCCGATGGCGTGGCGGTGGCACAGATCGGCCAGCACACCTTCGATATCTGCAAGGACCACGTCGATGAGGTGATCACCGTCAGCACCGACGAAATCTGCGCGGCGATCAAGGATATCTATGACGATACCCGCTCGATCACCGAACCTGCCGGCGCGCTGGCGGTGGCCGGGATCAAGAAGTACGTGGAGCGCCAGGGCGCCAAAGGCGAGGTGCTGGTGGGCATCGATTCCGGTGCCAACGTCAACTTCGACCGCCTGCGCCACGTGGCAGAACGCGCCGAGCTGGGCGAGAAGCGCGAGGCGATCATCGCCGTCACCATTCCCGAGCAGCCGGGCAGCTTCAAGGCCTTCTGCGAGGCGGTGGGCAAGCGCCAGATCACCGAGTTCAACTACCGCTATCACAGCGAAGGCGAGGCGCACATCTTCGTCGGCGTGCAGACCCACCCGGAGAACGATCCACGCCAGGCGTTGGTCGAGGGGCTGCGCGAGCAGGGCTTCCCGGTGCTGGATCTGACCGACAACGAGCTGGCCAAGCTGCATATCCGCCATATGGTCGGCGGCCATTCCGCGGGTGTCGGCGACGAGATGGTGCTGCGCTTCGAATTCCCCGAGCGTCCTGGCGCTCTGTTCAACTTCCTGCAGAAGCTGGGCGGGCGCTGGAACATCTCCATGTTCCACTACCGCAACCATGGCGCCGCCGACGGTCGTGTACTGGCTGCGCTGCAGGTGCCGGAAGGCGAGCGCCATCTGGTGCCGGCGGCGCTGGACGCCATCGGCTATCCCTACTGGGATGAAAGCGACAACCCGGCCTATCGCCTGTTTCTCGGCTGA
- a CDS encoding SdiA-regulated domain-containing protein, with product MPALFRKLRRPRYWLSGLAVIALSVSVLTQHWDDRARLWLQERSTPLVDRLASVWLPGYRAVIQAKALYGLEEDETSGLTYNPATGTLFTVTGKNPLLVELSLEGEILRRIVLKGFADPEAVEMIDNGRMAIVDERRRQLTAFTLEDDDLELDAADFQGFDLGFADAGNKGFEGLGWDSRSQSLLLGKERSPLGLFSLPFPGEDGAVGALQPLMAGNLGLRDISSLSVDGRTGHLLVLSDESRMLLELDRSGQPVSFLSLAGGLNGLDQGIEQAEGVAMDDDGNIYIVAEPNLFYVFSKSAPDAS from the coding sequence ATGCCCGCTCTCTTCCGCAAGCTCCGCCGTCCCCGCTACTGGCTTTCAGGCCTGGCCGTCATCGCCTTGAGTGTGTCGGTGCTGACCCAGCATTGGGATGATCGCGCCCGGCTCTGGCTGCAGGAGCGCTCCACGCCGCTGGTCGACCGCCTGGCCAGTGTCTGGCTGCCGGGTTATCGCGCCGTGATCCAGGCCAAGGCCCTGTACGGTCTGGAGGAGGATGAAACCTCGGGACTGACCTACAACCCGGCCACCGGCACGCTTTTCACCGTCACCGGCAAGAATCCGCTGCTGGTGGAGTTGTCGCTGGAAGGCGAGATTCTGCGCCGTATCGTGCTCAAGGGCTTTGCCGACCCGGAAGCCGTGGAGATGATCGACAACGGGCGCATGGCCATCGTCGACGAGCGCCGGCGCCAACTCACCGCCTTCACGCTGGAGGACGACGATCTCGAACTGGACGCCGCGGACTTCCAGGGCTTCGATCTGGGATTCGCCGATGCCGGCAACAAGGGGTTCGAAGGGCTGGGTTGGGATTCGCGCAGCCAGAGCCTGCTGCTCGGCAAGGAGCGCTCTCCGCTGGGGCTGTTCAGTCTGCCCTTTCCTGGCGAGGACGGCGCTGTCGGAGCGCTGCAGCCGCTGATGGCCGGCAATCTGGGGCTGCGCGATATTTCCTCGCTCAGCGTAGATGGGCGCACCGGCCACCTGCTGGTGCTGTCCGACGAGTCGCGCATGCTGCTGGAGCTGGACCGCAGCGGTCAACCGGTCAGCTTCCTCAGTCTTGCCGGCGGTCTCAACGGGCTGGATCAGGGTATCGAACAGGCCGAAGGCGTGGCCATGGATGACGACGGCAATATCTATATCGTGGCCGAGCCCAACCTCTTCTATGTGTTCAGCAAATCGGCGCCGGATGCCAGTTGA
- the cadR gene encoding Cd(II)/Pb(II)-responsive transcriptional regulator, protein MKIGELAKKAGCQVETIRYYEREGLLPAPARSEGNYRLYGSQHLERLVFIRNCRTLDMTLEEIQRLLTLRDLPHESCAGINSLVDEHIEHVEARITSLLALRDQLTELRDRCNSPQESEDCGILRQLNVSGGVQPLPDDGHTHVGKSHSH, encoded by the coding sequence ATGAAAATCGGTGAATTGGCGAAAAAGGCTGGCTGCCAGGTGGAAACCATCCGCTACTACGAACGCGAGGGTTTGCTGCCCGCCCCGGCGCGAAGCGAAGGCAACTACCGTCTCTACGGCAGTCAGCACCTGGAACGACTGGTGTTCATCCGCAATTGCCGGACACTGGACATGACCCTGGAGGAGATCCAGCGACTGCTGACCCTGCGTGACCTGCCCCACGAGAGCTGCGCCGGCATCAACAGTCTGGTGGACGAGCACATCGAGCATGTCGAAGCGCGGATCACCAGTCTGCTGGCCCTGCGCGACCAGCTCACCGAGCTGCGCGATCGCTGCAACAGCCCACAGGAATCCGAGGACTGCGGCATCCTGCGCCAGCTCAATGTCAGCGGCGGCGTGCAGCCCTTACCCGATGACGGACATACCCACGTCGGCAAGAGCCACTCGCACTGA
- the rpiA gene encoding ribose-5-phosphate isomerase RpiA has translation MNQDQLKQAVAQAAVDTILPRLDSKSIIGVGTGSTANFFIDALARHKMEFDGAVASSEATAARLKGHGIPVYDLNTVSELEFYIDGADESDEHLNLIKGGGAALTREKIVAAVARTFICIADASKLVPVLGAFPLPVEVIPMARSHVARELVKLGGDPVYREGVVTDNGNIILDVHNMSITNPVKLEADINAIVGVVTNGLFAARPADLLLLGTAEGVKTLKR, from the coding sequence ATGAATCAGGATCAGCTGAAACAGGCCGTGGCCCAGGCCGCCGTCGACACCATTCTTCCCCGCCTCGACAGCAAGAGCATCATCGGTGTCGGCACCGGCTCCACCGCCAACTTCTTCATCGACGCGCTGGCCAGGCACAAGATGGAGTTCGACGGTGCCGTCGCCAGCTCAGAAGCCACCGCAGCGCGCCTGAAAGGTCACGGCATCCCGGTATATGACCTCAATACCGTCAGTGAGCTGGAGTTCTACATCGACGGCGCCGACGAAAGCGACGAGCACCTGAACCTGATCAAGGGCGGCGGCGCCGCACTGACCCGCGAGAAGATCGTCGCGGCGGTAGCCAGGACCTTCATCTGCATCGCCGATGCCAGCAAGCTGGTACCGGTGCTGGGCGCCTTCCCGCTGCCGGTGGAAGTCATCCCCATGGCACGCAGCCACGTGGCCCGCGAACTGGTCAAGCTGGGCGGCGATCCGGTGTACCGCGAGGGTGTGGTGACCGACAACGGCAACATCATCCTCGACGTGCACAACATGTCGATCACCAACCCGGTGAAGCTGGAAGCCGACATCAACGCCATCGTCGGCGTGGTCACCAATGGCCTGTTTGCCGCCCGCCCGGCCGACCTGCTGCTGCTCGGTACCGCCGAAGGCGTGAAGACGCTCAAGCGTTAA
- a CDS encoding heavy metal translocating P-type ATPase → MSRCCDHSPQPPHPRHDHSGQDHDPVQARVDEPLSGAVNTRIRIEQMDCPTEERLIRDALSRLPGVAGLQFNLLQRVLTVSHDEGALASVVPAIQALGFTPQVEDDGATQSATAPAKKHWWPLALAGVVAAASEVVHFASLGPDWLVAVLALAAVGLCGLNTYKKGWIALKNHNLNINALMSIAVTGALLIGQWPEAAMVMVLFTLAELIEARSLDRARNAIRGLMDLAPPRATVRLSDGSWQESDVQSIDLGAVVRVRPGERISLDGEVVSGSSTVNQAPITGESLPVEKRAGDPVFAGTINESGSLEFRVTAAARDTTLARIIHAVEEAQGSRAPTQRFVDQFSRIYTPVVFAFALAVAVLPPLLIGGAWFDWVYRALVLLVVACPCALVISTPVTIVSGLAAAARKGILIKGGVYLENGRHLALLALDKTGTLTHGKPVQTDSLHLLDTDEPLHAIWAASLAARSDHPVSRALARCAEGQGLVLRNVEDFEALPGRGTKGRIDGRLLYMGNHRLVEDLGLCSAQLEVRLEALERQGRSVVVLCDEQRALMLFAVADTVRQTSREAISELHQLGVRTCMLTGDNAHTAAAIAEQVGVDEARGDLLPADKLAWVASRQAQGKVVGMVGDGINDAPALARAEIGFAMGAAGTDTAIETADVALMDDDLRKIPAFVRLSRQTHAVLLQNIVLALGIKAIFLGMTLAGEATMWMAVFADMGVSLLVVFNGLRLLRK, encoded by the coding sequence ATGAGCCGCTGCTGCGACCATTCGCCCCAACCGCCCCATCCTCGCCACGACCACTCCGGGCAAGATCATGACCCGGTGCAGGCGCGCGTGGACGAGCCGCTGAGTGGAGCAGTGAACACCCGTATCCGTATCGAACAGATGGACTGTCCGACGGAAGAACGGCTGATCCGGGACGCGCTGAGCCGCCTGCCCGGTGTGGCAGGACTGCAGTTCAACCTGCTGCAGCGCGTGCTTACTGTCAGTCATGACGAGGGGGCGCTGGCCAGTGTCGTGCCAGCCATTCAGGCGCTGGGCTTCACTCCGCAGGTGGAGGATGACGGCGCTACACAGTCGGCCACCGCGCCTGCGAAGAAGCACTGGTGGCCGTTGGCGCTGGCTGGTGTGGTGGCTGCGGCCTCTGAGGTGGTGCATTTCGCCTCGCTCGGGCCGGACTGGCTGGTGGCTGTGCTGGCCCTTGCCGCCGTCGGCCTGTGCGGGCTGAACACCTACAAGAAGGGCTGGATCGCCCTGAAGAACCACAACCTCAACATCAATGCCCTGATGAGCATCGCCGTGACCGGCGCGCTGCTGATCGGTCAATGGCCGGAAGCGGCGATGGTGATGGTGTTGTTTACCCTCGCCGAGCTGATCGAGGCGCGATCGCTGGACCGGGCACGCAACGCCATTCGCGGGCTGATGGATCTGGCGCCGCCGCGCGCCACGGTCAGGCTGTCCGATGGCAGCTGGCAGGAAAGCGATGTGCAGTCCATCGATCTGGGCGCCGTGGTGCGGGTGCGCCCGGGTGAGCGCATCAGCCTTGACGGTGAGGTGGTCAGCGGTAGTTCGACCGTCAACCAGGCGCCCATCACCGGAGAAAGCCTGCCGGTGGAAAAGCGTGCGGGTGACCCGGTATTCGCCGGCACCATCAATGAGTCAGGTTCGCTGGAGTTCCGCGTGACGGCGGCGGCGCGCGACACGACCCTGGCGCGCATCATCCATGCGGTGGAAGAGGCACAGGGCTCGCGCGCACCGACCCAACGCTTCGTCGATCAGTTTTCGCGTATCTATACTCCGGTGGTGTTCGCCTTCGCCCTGGCGGTGGCCGTTCTGCCGCCGCTGCTGATCGGCGGCGCCTGGTTCGACTGGGTTTATCGCGCCCTGGTGCTGCTGGTGGTGGCCTGTCCCTGTGCGCTGGTGATCTCCACGCCGGTGACCATCGTCAGTGGCCTGGCGGCCGCGGCGCGCAAGGGCATCCTGATCAAGGGCGGCGTCTATCTGGAGAATGGCCGTCATCTGGCGCTGCTGGCTCTGGACAAGACCGGCACCCTGACCCATGGCAAGCCGGTGCAGACCGACAGTCTCCACCTGCTCGATACGGACGAACCCCTGCATGCGATCTGGGCGGCGAGCCTGGCTGCACGCTCCGATCATCCGGTTTCCAGAGCGCTGGCCCGGTGTGCGGAAGGCCAGGGGCTGGTGCTGCGCAACGTCGAGGACTTCGAGGCGCTGCCGGGGCGCGGCACCAAGGGGCGGATCGACGGCAGGTTGCTCTATATGGGCAACCACCGCCTGGTCGAAGACCTCGGACTCTGCTCCGCGCAGTTGGAGGTGCGCCTGGAAGCGCTGGAGCGCCAGGGCCGGAGCGTGGTAGTGCTGTGCGACGAACAGCGCGCGCTGATGCTGTTCGCCGTGGCCGATACGGTGCGCCAGACCAGTCGTGAGGCAATTTCCGAACTGCATCAACTCGGCGTGCGCACCTGCATGCTCACCGGTGACAACGCCCACACCGCCGCAGCCATTGCCGAGCAGGTCGGTGTCGATGAGGCGCGTGGCGACCTGCTGCCGGCGGACAAGCTGGCCTGGGTTGCATCACGGCAGGCGCAGGGCAAGGTGGTCGGGATGGTCGGCGATGGCATCAATGATGCCCCGGCGCTGGCCAGGGCCGAGATCGGTTTCGCCATGGGTGCCGCCGGCACCGACACTGCCATCGAAACGGCCGACGTCGCACTGATGGACGACGATCTGCGCAAGATTCCGGCCTTCGTCCGCCTGTCCCGGCAGACTCACGCGGTTCTGCTGCAGAACATCGTCCTGGCGCTGGGGATCAAGGCGATCTTCCTGGGCATGACGCTGGCCGGTGAGGCGACCATGTGGATGGCGGTGTTCGCCGACATGGGCGTCAGCCTGCTGGTGGTATTCAACGGGTTGCGCCTGCTGCGCAAGTGA
- a CDS encoding fumarylacetoacetate hydrolase family protein translates to MSYQHQYVDGTTVHFPLGKVVCIGRNYAEHAKELNNPVPSEPLLFIKPGSCVVPLEGGFSIPDDRGAVHYEAEIAVLIGKPLSSRPDVEEVRDAISGFAPALDLTLRDVQAKLKEKGYPWEIAKSFDGACVLAPFVPGDAIEDLADIGIRLVINGETRQDGNSRDMLNPIVGMIQHMAGHFALQPGDVILTGTPVGVGALNKGDELVLELVGHSRFTSRVL, encoded by the coding sequence ATGAGCTATCAGCACCAGTACGTCGACGGTACCACCGTCCACTTCCCGCTCGGCAAGGTCGTCTGCATCGGCCGTAATTACGCCGAACACGCCAAGGAACTGAACAACCCGGTACCCAGCGAGCCGCTGCTGTTCATCAAGCCGGGTTCCTGCGTGGTACCGCTCGAGGGTGGCTTCAGCATCCCTGATGATCGCGGTGCGGTGCATTACGAGGCGGAGATCGCCGTGCTGATCGGCAAGCCGCTGTCATCGAGGCCCGATGTCGAGGAAGTGCGTGACGCCATCAGCGGCTTCGCTCCGGCGCTGGACCTGACCCTGCGCGACGTGCAGGCCAAGCTCAAGGAGAAGGGCTATCCCTGGGAAATCGCCAAGAGCTTCGACGGTGCCTGCGTGCTGGCGCCCTTCGTGCCGGGCGATGCCATCGAGGATCTGGCCGATATCGGCATCCGTCTGGTCATCAACGGTGAAACCCGCCAGGATGGCAACAGCCGCGACATGCTCAACCCCATCGTCGGCATGATCCAGCACATGGCCGGGCACTTCGCCCTGCAGCCGGGCGACGTAATTCTCACCGGCACGCCGGTCGGCGTCGGTGCGCTGAACAAGGGCGACGAGCTGGTGCTGGAACTGGTCGGCCACAGTCGCTTCACCAGCCGCGTGCTCTAA
- a CDS encoding FAD-binding oxidoreductase, giving the protein MTTPAQIEELKTLVEPGKVLTDADSLETYGKDWTKQFAPAPSAIVFPKTTEQVQAIVRWANQHKIALVPSGGRTGLSAAAVAANGEVVVSFDYMNRIVEFNEYDRTVVCQPGVVTKQLQLFAEEKGLYYPVDFASSGSSQIGGNIGTNAGGIKVIRYGMTRNWVAGLKVVTGTGELLELNRDLIKNATGYDLRQLFIGAEGTLGFVVEATMRLERAPKNLTAMVLGTPDFDSIMPVLHAFQGKLDLTAFEFFSDKCLEKILGRGDVPAPFESRTPFYALLEFEALNEDVANEALATFEHCVEQGWVLDGVMSQSQQQLENLWKLREYISETISHWVPYKNDISVTVGQVPAFLKDIDDIVSANYPDFDVLWYGHIGDGNLHLNILKPEALAKEDFFAKCAVVNKWVFEIVEKYNGSISAEHGVGMTKRDYLQYSRSPAEIACMKAIKAVFDPNGIMNPGKIFA; this is encoded by the coding sequence ATGACCACCCCCGCCCAGATCGAAGAGCTGAAGACCCTGGTTGAGCCCGGCAAGGTGCTGACCGATGCCGATTCCCTGGAAACCTACGGCAAGGACTGGACCAAGCAGTTCGCTCCGGCGCCCTCGGCCATCGTCTTCCCCAAGACCACCGAGCAGGTTCAGGCCATCGTACGCTGGGCCAACCAGCACAAGATCGCGCTGGTGCCGTCGGGTGGCCGCACCGGCCTGTCCGCGGCTGCGGTGGCGGCCAATGGCGAGGTGGTGGTGTCGTTCGACTACATGAACCGCATCGTCGAATTCAACGAATACGACCGCACCGTGGTCTGCCAGCCGGGCGTGGTGACCAAGCAACTGCAGCTGTTCGCCGAAGAGAAGGGCCTGTATTACCCGGTGGACTTCGCATCGAGCGGTTCCAGTCAGATTGGCGGCAATATCGGCACAAATGCCGGCGGGATCAAGGTGATTCGCTACGGCATGACCCGTAACTGGGTGGCCGGCCTGAAAGTGGTCACCGGTACCGGCGAGCTGCTGGAACTGAACCGCGACCTGATCAAGAACGCCACCGGCTACGACCTGCGCCAGCTGTTCATCGGCGCCGAGGGCACCCTGGGCTTCGTCGTCGAGGCCACCATGCGTCTGGAGCGTGCACCGAAGAACCTCACCGCGATGGTCCTCGGTACGCCTGATTTCGACTCGATCATGCCGGTGCTGCACGCCTTCCAGGGCAAGCTCGACCTGACCGCCTTCGAGTTCTTCTCCGACAAGTGCCTGGAGAAGATCCTCGGTCGTGGCGACGTACCGGCGCCGTTCGAGAGCCGCACGCCGTTCTACGCCCTGCTGGAATTCGAGGCGCTGAACGAGGACGTGGCCAACGAGGCACTGGCAACCTTCGAGCACTGCGTCGAGCAGGGCTGGGTGCTCGACGGCGTGATGAGCCAGAGCCAGCAGCAGCTGGAGAACCTGTGGAAGCTGCGCGAGTACATCTCCGAGACCATCAGCCACTGGGTTCCTTACAAGAACGATATCTCCGTCACCGTCGGCCAGGTACCGGCCTTCCTCAAGGACATCGACGACATCGTGTCGGCCAACTACCCGGATTTCGACGTGCTCTGGTACGGCCACATCGGCGACGGCAACCTGCACCTGAACATCCTCAAGCCTGAGGCGCTGGCCAAGGAAGATTTCTTCGCCAAGTGCGCGGTGGTCAACAAGTGGGTGTTCGAGATCGTCGAGAAATACAACGGCTCGATCAGCGCCGAACACGGTGTGGGCATGACCAAGCGCGACTACCTGCAGTACAGCCGCTCGCCTGCCGAGATTGCCTGCATGAAGGCGATCAAGGCGGTGTTCGATCCCAACGGGATCATGAACCCCGGCAAGATCTTCGCCTGA
- a CDS encoding YegP family protein, with translation MSAKFELKKAKDGQFHFNLLAGNSQVILTSEMYKAKDSALNGIESVRKNSQREGAFEIKTSSNEKHYFVLKATNGQVVGQSQMYSSLAACKGGIESVQKNAPAAPLDDQTA, from the coding sequence ATGTCAGCGAAGTTCGAACTCAAAAAAGCCAAAGATGGCCAGTTTCACTTCAATCTGTTGGCAGGCAACAGCCAGGTGATTCTGACCAGCGAGATGTACAAGGCCAAGGATTCGGCACTCAACGGCATCGAGTCGGTGCGCAAGAACTCCCAACGGGAGGGCGCCTTCGAGATCAAGACCTCGAGTAATGAAAAGCACTACTTCGTACTCAAGGCCACCAATGGCCAGGTAGTGGGGCAAAGTCAGATGTACAGCAGCCTCGCCGCCTGCAAGGGCGGTATCGAGTCCGTGCAGAAGAACGCCCCGGCTGCGCCGCTGGACGATCAGACTGCCTGA
- a CDS encoding NirD/YgiW/YdeI family stress tolerance protein: protein MKRTALALMVLPLLSTAAFATGYTGPGAAAQVTTVAAALEAADDTHVVLEGQIVKRLQDELYEFKDATGTIQVEIDDEDWPAQKVSENTKVRLTGEVDKDFNSHEVDVDRVELIN from the coding sequence ATGAAACGTACCGCCCTCGCTCTTATGGTTCTGCCGCTGCTCAGCACCGCTGCTTTCGCCACCGGCTACACCGGTCCGGGTGCCGCCGCGCAGGTCACCACCGTTGCCGCCGCGCTGGAAGCTGCCGACGATACTCATGTCGTGCTGGAAGGCCAGATCGTCAAGCGTCTGCAGGATGAACTCTATGAGTTCAAGGACGCCACCGGCACCATCCAGGTGGAGATCGATGACGAAGACTGGCCGGCCCAGAAGGTCTCGGAAAACACCAAGGTGCGCCTGACCGGTGAGGTCGACAAGGACTTCAACAGTCATGAGGTCGACGTTGATCGTGTCGAGCTGATCAACTGA
- a CDS encoding DUF2269 domain-containing protein, whose product MEHYLLVRILHSAPGVLLLLGLIAHGVMLFKAQRSGDAAVLARKLRVTLLFSFPAFAVLALSLPFTGYWLVDTAGWPLGQTWLLLGSILYGVVMLIGLLLAGRLAAWRALGETPAPTALKRLCLIYAGLILLLLIAIMALMGAKPA is encoded by the coding sequence ATGGAACACTATCTGCTGGTTCGTATTCTCCACAGCGCCCCGGGTGTTTTGCTGCTGCTGGGCCTGATCGCCCACGGCGTCATGCTGTTCAAGGCGCAGCGCAGCGGTGATGCGGCGGTGCTGGCGCGCAAGTTGCGCGTGACCCTGCTGTTCAGCTTCCCGGCATTTGCTGTTCTGGCACTGAGCCTGCCGTTCACCGGCTACTGGCTGGTGGACACCGCCGGCTGGCCGCTGGGGCAGACCTGGCTGCTGCTGGGCAGCATCCTTTATGGCGTGGTGATGCTGATCGGCCTGCTGCTGGCCGGTCGCCTGGCGGCCTGGCGCGCGCTGGGTGAAACGCCGGCGCCGACAGCGCTGAAGCGTCTGTGCCTGATCTACGCCGGGCTGATTCTCCTGCTGCTGATCGCCATCATGGCGTTGATGGGCGCGAAGCCGGCCTGA
- a CDS encoding SdiA-regulated domain-containing protein, with the protein MRRLLSINPWLYLLFFVLLVVAVLGQQYRLFERAWFSVQEWQHGAQWREQSLWLGDYRVAIEAKPIAEIRDVSALTFDPDRRTLFSVTNKPAKVVELSLQGDLLRTIDLEGFGDPEAIEYVAPGTYVIADEREQRLVKVRIDDATRVLAAADFQQLSLGIGRNGNKGFEGLAYDAANQRLLVAKERDPVRIFEVLGFPHVEEGKPLALQVNTDPKRDARLFVRDLSSLDFDAATGHLLALSDESRLVIELNAQGKPISTLSLLRGQHGLKRSVPQAEGMAMDDEGNLYLISEPNLFYVFKQAAR; encoded by the coding sequence ATGCGCCGTCTGCTCTCCATCAACCCCTGGCTGTATCTGCTGTTCTTCGTGTTGTTGGTCGTCGCTGTACTGGGTCAGCAGTATCGGCTGTTCGAACGGGCATGGTTCTCCGTGCAGGAGTGGCAGCATGGCGCGCAGTGGCGCGAGCAGTCGCTGTGGCTGGGCGACTACCGTGTGGCCATCGAGGCCAAGCCCATCGCGGAGATCCGCGATGTCTCGGCGCTGACCTTCGATCCGGACCGCCGCACGCTGTTCAGCGTCACCAACAAACCGGCCAAGGTGGTCGAACTGAGCCTGCAGGGCGATCTTCTGCGCACCATCGATCTGGAAGGTTTCGGTGATCCCGAGGCCATCGAGTACGTGGCGCCCGGGACCTATGTAATCGCCGACGAGCGCGAACAGCGCCTGGTCAAGGTGCGTATCGACGATGCCACTCGGGTACTCGCTGCCGCCGATTTCCAGCAGCTCTCGCTGGGCATCGGCCGCAACGGCAACAAGGGGTTCGAGGGGCTGGCCTATGACGCTGCCAACCAGCGTCTGCTGGTAGCCAAGGAGCGCGATCCGGTGCGTATTTTCGAGGTGCTCGGCTTCCCGCATGTCGAGGAAGGCAAGCCGCTGGCGTTGCAGGTCAATACCGATCCCAAGCGTGATGCCCGCCTCTTCGTGCGTGACCTCTCCAGTCTGGACTTCGATGCGGCGACCGGCCATCTGCTGGCGCTGTCGGACGAGTCGCGCCTGGTGATCGAGCTGAATGCCCAGGGCAAGCCGATCAGCACCCTGTCGCTATTGCGCGGCCAGCACGGCCTCAAGCGCAGCGTGCCGCAGGCCGAGGGCATGGCGATGGATGATGAGGGCAACCTCTATCTGATCAGCGAACCGAATCTGTTCTACGTCTTCAAACAGGCTGCGCGTTGA